One Trichormus variabilis 0441 genomic window, GCCTGTTGACTATGGACTATTGACCATTGACTATGGACTATGGATTCATAATATTTATTTGGGTAATTTTACATGGCATTGCCTTTGGCGTTTCTGTTTACTTCTCCAGGGCCGGTTCTGGTGGAAATAGGCCCAATCACTATTCGCTGGTATGGCTTATTGATTGCTACGGCTGTGCTAATTGGTGTTAGCCTTTCTCAATACTTGGCAAAGCGCCGACAGGTGAATCCTGACTTACTCAGTGACTTGTCAATTTGGCTGGTGATTGGGGCGATTCCCGCAGCCCGGATTTATTACGTTTTGTTTCAGTGGTCAGAGTATGCCCAGCATCCAGAACGGATTATTGCGATTTGGCAGGGGGGAATTGCGATTCACGGAGCGATTATTGGCGGGACTCTAGCAGCGTTAATTTTTGCCAAGCTCAAGCGAGTTCCTTTTTGGCAATTAGCTGATTTGGTGGCTCCTTCACTGATTTTAGGGCAAGCGATCGGGCGTTGGGGTAATTTCTTCAACTCAGAAGCTTTTGGTCGTCCTACCAATTTACCCTGGAAGTTATACATTCCCATAGAACGCCGTCCTCCAGATTTAGCAAGTTTTGAG contains:
- the lgt gene encoding prolipoprotein diacylglyceryl transferase, with the protein product MALPLAFLFTSPGPVLVEIGPITIRWYGLLIATAVLIGVSLSQYLAKRRQVNPDLLSDLSIWLVIGAIPAARIYYVLFQWSEYAQHPERIIAIWQGGIAIHGAIIGGTLAALIFAKLKRVPFWQLADLVAPSLILGQAIGRWGNFFNSEAFGRPTNLPWKLYIPIERRPPDLASFEYFHPTFLYESIWDLMVFALLITLFFRSLAGKPRLKVGTLFMVYLATYSLGRLWIEGLRTDSLMLGPLRIAQVVSLTGITLGLAGLAWLYVRKRPLPDVVSSPKDTE